The bacterium nucleotide sequence TGAATGAAGTCTTCTTTCTTCAGTAATATCCACTCAGTTTTAAAGTACTGGTTCTCCTTTGATGGATGGTGTCGCTTTTAAGATGATAGATCCAAGAAAATAAGGTCTTTGATTGTTTGATACATAGGTCATATCTGAATACAATCTTTCCCATTGTTCCTCTTTCCAGACATAGGATCTCTGGAAAAATGGAATCACTAATTTCTCTGTTTTATCAAAAATCTTGGTCA carries:
- a CDS encoding DUF262 domain-containing protein, whose amino-acid sequence is MDANNLTMTKIFDKTEKLVIPFFQRSYVWKEEQWERLYSDMTYVSNNQRPYFLGSIILKATPSIKGEPVL